From the genome of Nitrospinaceae bacterium:
GTATTCATCATATCGCCGGTGTTCATAATTTCGTATGTGACCGGTATTTATCGGCAAGGAGAATGTTTGATGCACGCAAAAAAACGTTATGTCCTGGTATGCACCAACGAGAGGGCCGAAGACCATCCAAAGGGAAGCTGCGGACGCTGTGGCTCAGTCGAGGTGCGCGAGCGCATCAAGGATCTGATTGCCGAGAAAGGATTGAAGAGTAAGGCCCGCACGCTCAAGACGACCTGCCTCGATATTTGCTCGAGCGGTCCGATCATCTGTGTGATGCCGGATAACGTCTGGTATGAGGGTGTTCGTGTCGAGGATGCCGAGGAGATTGTGGATTCCCATCTCGATCGCGGCGAACCCGTCGAGCGTCTTCTCATCCCCGAGGCCCCCACCGGTTTTTCGATGATGTAGCTTCATTATTATACGTGACGAGGTAAGGGGACCTCTGTACATTGGAGTAGATATGGGGCTCTGGTCGAAATTTATGTTTCCGATTGGGATGGACTGGATCATGGGTGGACCCCAATTTCAGGCCGAGCGCGAAAAATCGCTCGTCTCCGCCCAGGGAGAAGTGCTGGAGCTTGGGTTTGGCACCGGCCTAAATCTTCCTCATTATCCTGAGTCTGTCGATTCCCTCTATTTGGTGGACCCCGAAGTTTTTCTTCCGAGGCGGGTGGAAAAACGAATAGCCGCGGTGCGAATGCCTGTTCGACGTGAAGCCACAAGCGCTGAAGAACTCCCCTTTGAAGCGGATCGCTTCGATTGTGTGGTTTCGACATGGACGCTATGTGCGATATCCGATCTAGACAGCGCACTTAAAGAGGTGGTACGAGTTCTCAAGCCTGAGGGTAAATTCATTTTTCTTGAGCATGGACGGAGTGATGACGTCAGTGTCGCCCGCTGGCAGGATCGACTTAATCCAATTCAGCGAATATGCGGTTGTGGCTGCAACATGAACCGGAAGATTGACACTTTTATCTGTGATGCTGGCCTGGAGATCGAGACGATCGATCGATTCCTTATGCCAAGACTCTCCGCATCCAGGGGGAGATGTATCGTGGTGTTGCAAGGGGAGCAAAATGAGGACAGCACGGCAGCCGCGTGAAGATGAGAAGGAGTGATTGGGCATGGATTTTCGGTTAAATGAATTTCAACGAGCCTTGGAGTTGAGTGTTCGCGAATTTGTTGATCGCGAAGTCATTCCGGTGGCCAGCGAATATGAGCACCGGGACGAGTATCCACAGCCGCTCGTTGACCGGATGAAGGCGCTGGGCTACTTCGGCGCGATTATTCCCGAGGAGAATGGCGGGGCCGGAATGGACGCCATGAGCTTCGCTATTCTGACCGAGGAGCTGGCGCGCGGGTGGATGACCTTGACAGGGGTGATTGGCTCGCATTCGATGGTCTCTTGGATGGTGAGCCGCTTCGGCTCCGAGGTGCAAAAGCGTGACTGGCTGCCTAGGCTGGCTGCAGGAGAAATGCGCACAGGCATCGGAATCACAGAGTCGGGCGGTGGCTCGGATGTCGCTGCGCTGCGCTCTGCTGCACGGCGCGAGGGGAATAATTACATCGTCAATGGCTCGAAGATGTTTGTTACAAATAGCGAGAATGCCACGCATTTTGGCGTGATGGTTCGGACGAACCCGAATGCCGACAAACCACATCGCGGAATCAGCTGTCTGATGATGGACCGCAGCCTTGATGGTTTTCAGGTGAGCCGCCACCTCGACAAACTTGGTTACAAGGGTATTCGCACGGGTGAGCTTATTTTTGAGGAATGTCCAGTGCCTGAGGATTGTCTGATCGGAGAGGAGAATCAGGGATTTCAGCAGCTCATGGCTGCTCTGGAGCTGGGACGCATTCAGGTGGCCGCACGAGCGTTGGGGCTTCATAGGGCTTGTTTTGAGGCGTCCTTAAAATACGCCCAACAGCGCCATACGATGGGAAAACCCATTGCCGAGCATCAGGCCGTCCAACTCAAGCTCGCCGATATGGCTACTTCCCTTGAGGCGGGGCGCCATCTTACCTATCGGGCCGCTGTCATGAAGGACAGCGGCGAGCGTTGTGATCTTGAGGCGGGGATGGCGAAACTCTTCGCCACAGATGCGGCCCAGCGAGCCTCCGAGGTGGCGATTCACATTCACGGCGGCTATGGCTATATCAAGGAGCTTCCCATAGAGCGCTACTATCGCGATGCGATTTTGTTGCAGGTGGGAGAGGGTGCAAACGATATTCAGCGCATTGTTATTGCACAACGATTGGTTGAGAAATATCCGGCGCAATAGTGGCCGGATTTAACTGGAGGCAAAATGGACAAAGCCATTTGGGCAATCTTCTATGACCTGCCCGAGGAGGGGCGGGAGGCGTATTTCGAATGGTTTCACGGCGTCCACATCCCGGAGAAACTGACCCGGCCAGGGTATCTTTGGGCCGCGCACTATGAGGTCGTACATCCGGGCACGGCTTTTGAAAAAGTATTGAGTCGCCTTGGGAGGGAAGATGATCCGGACCTGGCCTCGGGAGCTGGTTTTATTGCCTTGTTCGGGGGCGAGTCCACGCGAACATTCTTCGATCCGAGCCCGTCTCAACTCAAGGAGACGCAGAGCGCCGAGACGCGCGAAATGGTGTCGCGGCGCGTGTCGCCGCTTGGGATGATATTTTGCGAGGAGTGGCGGGCCGAGGGTCCTTCTGCCGCCTCGCGCGAGGCCGAGGATATTCTCTCGCCCGCAATTCAAATGGGCCGCTACGATGCGCAGGGAAATGATGAGGACTTGCAAGCCTGGTATGCGCAGGAACGAATGGTCGGGGTGGAGCGGACAGAAGGCTGCGTAGGCGCGAGAAAACTTTTGGCTGCTGCGGGTGCGCCGAGGCATTCTGTGCTTTAC
Proteins encoded in this window:
- a CDS encoding (2Fe-2S) ferredoxin domain-containing protein, with protein sequence MHAKKRYVLVCTNERAEDHPKGSCGRCGSVEVRERIKDLIAEKGLKSKARTLKTTCLDICSSGPIICVMPDNVWYEGVRVEDAEEIVDSHLDRGEPVERLLIPEAPTGFSMM
- a CDS encoding class I SAM-dependent methyltransferase yields the protein MGGPQFQAEREKSLVSAQGEVLELGFGTGLNLPHYPESVDSLYLVDPEVFLPRRVEKRIAAVRMPVRREATSAEELPFEADRFDCVVSTWTLCAISDLDSALKEVVRVLKPEGKFIFLEHGRSDDVSVARWQDRLNPIQRICGCGCNMNRKIDTFICDAGLEIETIDRFLMPRLSASRGRCIVVLQGEQNEDSTAAA
- a CDS encoding acyl-CoA dehydrogenase — its product is MDFRLNEFQRALELSVREFVDREVIPVASEYEHRDEYPQPLVDRMKALGYFGAIIPEENGGAGMDAMSFAILTEELARGWMTLTGVIGSHSMVSWMVSRFGSEVQKRDWLPRLAAGEMRTGIGITESGGGSDVAALRSAARREGNNYIVNGSKMFVTNSENATHFGVMVRTNPNADKPHRGISCLMMDRSLDGFQVSRHLDKLGYKGIRTGELIFEECPVPEDCLIGEENQGFQQLMAALELGRIQVAARALGLHRACFEASLKYAQQRHTMGKPIAEHQAVQLKLADMATSLEAGRHLTYRAAVMKDSGERCDLEAGMAKLFATDAAQRASEVAIHIHGGYGYIKELPIERYYRDAILLQVGEGANDIQRIVIAQRLVEKYPAQ